The Chitiniphilus purpureus sequence GCCGTCGAGAAGAAAATGACGCCGCTGTCGCACGAGCAGGCCGGGTTGACCGAGCAACTGGCCGGCACGCAGATCTATGCGCCCGAGTGCAAGGCCGCGCTGCAGGCGGCGCTCAAGCGTGCCGCCGAGCTGAAGACCGAGCTGGACGCGTTGGAGGAGACCTGGCTCACGCTGCAGGCGCAACTGGACGAATTGGGCTCATGAGACGAGCCATGCGCGGCAGCAGCATCGGCCCCTTGCTGGTCTGGCTGGTGGTATTCGGCGGCGTGTTCCTGGTCATGAAAGTCTTCATCGAGGCGCGCCAGACCCCGGCGATGACCGTGCAGACGCAGGGCAACGGCGAAATCGCCATCACCCGTGCCCAGGACGGGCACTATCGGCTGCGCGGCGAGATCAACGGCGAGCCGGTCACCTTCATGATCGATACCGGCGCCACCGCGATCACCTTGCCGCAACCACTGGCGCAGCGGCTGGGCCTGCCGCGCGGCCAGACCATCGTCTCGCACACCGCCAATGGCACGGTCGAGGGCTATGCCACCCAGCTTGACTCGCTGCGCATCGGCAATATGCTGTTGCGGCAGGTCCGCGCCGGCGTGGTCCCCAACATGCCGGGCGGCGAGGTGCTGCTGGGCATGAATGTGCTGGGCAGGATGGAAGTGGTGATGCGCGGCGAACGGATGATCCTACGGCCGATCGCATCGGAGTAGCGGGCACGGCAGCCGGCTTGAGCGCTGCCGCGTCCCACCGGCCCGTACCCACCCGGGTCGGCGGAAACACCCGACCACGGTACTGGCAGGAAGCGCGCAACGTGCTGGACTCCGATGAGGCAGGCTGCCATCGCCCGCAGGCCGTACAAGGGCGTACCGCAGGGGGATGCGACGCCCCGGAAGTGTTTGCCGGCCGCGCCTATCCGGGCGCCCGCGCCTCGATCAGCCAGCAGGCCGCGCTGAAGCGCACTTCGCCATCATGCAGGTAGCGATCGAATGCCGGCCGCAGCGCCGCGACGATCTGCTGCCGTGCCGCCTCGTCCTTGTCCGCAAGCAGCCGGCCGACCGGGCCCAGCCGGGTCAGGTAGCGCGGCAACGCCGTCTCGGGGAAAGCGCAGACCGCATCGACCGGTTGCACGGCAACCCGGGTCCAGCCGCTGGCGGCAAGGAGGTCCTCCACGTGCCGGCGCTCAGCGAACGCAAATTGTCCGGGACCGTCAGGCCGCGCTTGGGCAAGGCCGGCCAGCAGGTGCGCCGCGGCCCGCTCGGCTTCGACCATGAAGGGGTTGTCGCCGGCGCTGCGCCAGGCCAGGCAGCGCAAGGCACCTGCGGGCCTGACGGCGTACCGCAGGTTGGTGAAGGCGCGCACCGGGTCGGAGAAGAACATCACGCCAAAGCGCGATACGACGGCATCG is a genomic window containing:
- a CDS encoding retropepsin-like aspartic protease family protein encodes the protein MRRAMRGSSIGPLLVWLVVFGGVFLVMKVFIEARQTPAMTVQTQGNGEIAITRAQDGHYRLRGEINGEPVTFMIDTGATAITLPQPLAQRLGLPRGQTIVSHTANGTVEGYATQLDSLRIGNMLLRQVRAGVVPNMPGGEVLLGMNVLGRMEVVMRGERMILRPIASE
- a CDS encoding class I SAM-dependent methyltransferase; its protein translation is MHHPPSRNDAQIAQWNGAAGHAWRDEHALLDRMFKPFEDLIAATPGVGPGSVVLDVGCGTGATVMALARRVGQAGRVLGIDVSAPMLDVARARAQPGDGQVHFVQADAQTYPFAPAGFDAVVSRFGVMFFSDPVRAFTNLRYAVRPAGALRCLAWRSAGDNPFMVEAERAAAHLLAGLAQARPDGPGQFAFAERRHVEDLLAASGWTRVAVQPVDAVCAFPETALPRYLTRLGPVGRLLADKDEAARQQIVAALRPAFDRYLHDGEVRFSAACWLIEARAPG